Proteins encoded by one window of Mercenaria mercenaria strain notata chromosome 4, MADL_Memer_1, whole genome shotgun sequence:
- the LOC123552392 gene encoding ferredoxin-fold anticodon-binding domain-containing protein 1 homolog: MEELIFGNTLLVGEGDFSFTVSMVEKLPSKKHHSIIATSLETEESIKKHQYAARNISQLKEKGVTVRLNTDATQLHISPLTRNEMFSCIIFNFPHAGGKSNHKKNRKLLNDFFASAVQVLENQGQIMMTLCKGQGGTPADQPRRAWHDSWQVVSMAANSSLILTNILPFRADEYRVYTSTGFRSLDKGFNTENALTHVFEMADPVSIPVNVDTVKIKLGKHMFLCPAYIYRKLLQIRYINCNKDHPIHRVYEKITQCLTSVTHLKVENLGIRLPMNRSTVSASCNEIRSTSDKGSYYKLVKSENTGFEEIDDISDLTGENVLADITDDDNDIIFELDQFNFISADKLENMQVVYGPVCRPCDISLNQSPVSCYITMAWPVAIDEDNSEGSEYLQRALTKAVAETTSTFKHILNNVIVKSECKVDMINYQFEDFKNTRDSQRTLHVANINLHNSTLPSASSGVLDNVQNASDNIGECHVKIIGDHVHPSHMLVYLTANLCKLACSRYNIEDERLLWSSDTRVLHQFPRLNLEDKLVGVNHDKSLAESDQILLPVDDSKPNGMESPVSTGGAVICHPDQVQKYVIKSPSMYPMTFVHDMSFWENQRVQFNVQEYCDIIRDIADDNVILVDLIDTYTDPESGNRSRCYRLTFQSVDKALSYNISWKLQSLIRFEVEKKMKIVLR; this comes from the exons ATGGAGGAATTAATCTTTGGAAACACATTGCTGGTTGGTGAAGGTGATTTCTCATTTACAGTATCTATGGTGGAGAAGTTGCCAAGCAAAAAACACCACAGCATCATAGCAACCAGCTTAGAGACAGAAGAATCTATTAAAAAACACCAGTATGCTGCCAGGAATATTTCACAGTTGAAAGAAaaag GTGTTACAGTAAGATTGAATACAGATGCCACACAGCTTCATATCAGTCCATTAACCAGGAATGAGATGTTCTCCTGTATAATCTTCAACTTCCCGCATGCTGGCGGCAAATCTAaccacaagaaaaacaggaaattaCTCAATGACTTCTTCGCTAG TGCTGTTCAAGTATTGGAGAATCAAGGTCAAATCATGATGACCTTGTGTAAAGGTCAAGGTGGCACTCCAGCTGATCAACCAAGGAGAGCATGGCATGATAGTTGGCAGGTTGTTTCCATGGCAGCAAACTCGAGTCTTATATTGACTAATATTTTACCATTCAGAGCTGATGAATATAGGGTGTACACTTCAACTGGATTTag GAGTTTAGACAAAGGCTTCAACACAGAGAATGCTCTAACTCATGTATTTGAGATGGCAGATCCAGTCAGTATTCCTGTTAATGTAGACACAGTAAAAATAAAGCTTGGAAAACACATGTTCCTTTGTCCGGcatatatttatagaaaattactGCAGATCAG GTATATAAACTGCAACAAAGATCACCCTATCCACAGAGTATATGAGAAAATAACACAGTGTCTGACCTCTGTTACACATCTCAAAGTTGAGAATCTAGGAATACGTCTCCCTATGAACAGATCTACTGTGTCAGCTTCTTGCAATGAGATAAGGTCAACATCAGACAAGGGCAGTTACTATAAacttgtaaaatctgaaaatacagGATTTGAAGAGATTGATGACATCAGTGATCTTACAGGTGAAAACGTGCTAGCTGACATTACTGATGATGATAACGATATTATCTTTGAGTTGGATCAGTTTAATTTCATAAGTGCAGATAAACTTGAAAATATGCAGGTTGTTTATGGACCAGTCTGTAGACCATGTGATATCTCACTGAACCAGTCTCCAGTTTCCTGTTACATAACAATGGCTTGGCCAGTAGCCATAGATGAGGATAATTCAGAAGGTTCAGAATATCTGCAGAGAGCCTTAACAAAAGCTGTTGCTGAAACTACAAGTACATTTAAACATATACTTAATAATGTGATAGTAAAATCTGAGTGCAAAGTAGACATGATAAATTATCAGtttgaagattttaaaaatacaagGGATTCCCAGAGAACTTTGCATGTTGCTAATATAAATCTACATAATTCAACGCTCCCTTCAGCTAGTAGTGGAGTACTAGATAATGTTCAAAATGCATCTGATAATATAGGTGAATGCCATGTGAAAATTATAGGAGATCATGTACACCCTTCACATATGCTTGTTTACCTAACTGCCAATCTTTGTAAACTTGCATGTAGTAGATACAATATAGAAGATGAACGTCTGTTATGGTCAAGTGACACAAGAGTGCTTCACCAGTTTCCTAGGCTAAATCTTGAAGATAAGCTTGTTGGTGTAAATCATGACAAAAGTTTAGCGGAAAGCGATCAGATTTTATTACCTGTTGATGACAGTAAACCAAATGGTATGGAATCTCCAGTTTCTACTGGTGGGGCAGTGATTTGCCACCCAGACCAGGTTCAGAAATATGTTATTAAATCACCAAGTATGTATCCAATGACTTTTGTTCATGATATGAGCTTCTGGGAGAATCAGAGAGTACAATTCAATGTACAAGAATACTGTGATATAATAAGAGACATTGCTGATGATAATGTGATACTTGTGGACCTGATAGACACATATACTGATCCTGAATCGGGCAATAGAAGTCGCTGTTACAGACTGACGTTCCAGTCTGTAGATAAAGCTCTTTCTTACAATATCTCTTGGAAATTGCAAAGTCTTATAAGGTTTgaagttgaaaagaaaatgaaaatagtgttaagatga